Below is a genomic region from Methanolobus sediminis.
TTGAAAGGATGATACAGGACAATATACGCTCACGCGGAGAATTCCAGCTGACTGATGCACTCCAGGAAATGATACAACAGGGCAACAAGCTTAAGACATTCGAGGTATCCAGCTGGTATGATTGCGGGCATGCAACATCTCTCCTTGAAACGAATCAGGTACTGTTGAACGAAAAAGAAAATATAAGCCATGATTACGAAAGCGTAGATTCTGTTATCATACATCCTGTGGCAATAGGAAACAATGTAAAAATTACTAATTCTGTAATCGGACCACATGCATCGATTGCTGATGAAACAACTGTCGAGAATTCCATAATATCAGACAGTGTGATCGGGTCAAGGGCATGCATATCCAAAGTGAACCTGCAGTCATCCATAGTTGGGGATGAAGCTCATGTGGTTGGTAAGCATAACTCCTTAAATATAGGAGACTCTTCTTCAATAGAGTTCTAAAAAGTGATAATATGAAGTCAATAGTAACCGGTGGTGCAGGTTTTTTAGGATCACATCTGTGTGATCTCCTACTTGAGAAAGGACATGAGGTAGTTTGCATAGATAACCTTGTGACGGGGAATACAAAGAATCTTGACCACATTAACTCGGATAAATTTACCTATTTGAAACACGATGTAACCAAACCAATATATTTTGATGATAAGATCGATTATATATTCCACCTGGCAAGTCCTGCTTCCCCAGTTGATTATCTCGAATTACCAATTCAGACATTAAAAGTGGGAGCTCTGGGTACTTATAATATGCTAGGGCTGGCAAAAGAGAAAGGTGCAAGATTGCTTATTGCCTCTACTTCTGAAGTTTATGGAGATCCTCAGGTCAATCCTCAGCCTGAAACCTATTGGGGGAATGTGAACCCTATTGGACCCAGAGGAGTCTATGACGAAGCGAAACGTTATGCTGAAGCTATTACTATGGCGTATCACAGGTATCACGGCATAGATACCAGAATCGTACGTATATTCAACACATATGGGCCACGTATGCGTGCAAATGACGGAAGGGTTGTCCCGAATTTTATAAACCAGGCACTAAAGGAGGAAGATATCACTGTGTATGGTAATGGAAGCCAGACAAGGTCCTTTTGTTACGTTTCCGATCTCATAGAGGGAATATACAGACTGATGATGTCTGATTTTACAGATTCTGTGAACATAGGCAATCCTGCCGAAATGACAGTGTTGAAGTTTGCAGAAGAAGTTATTGATATAATTGGAAGCAAATCAAAGATCGTATTCAAAGACTTACCAGTTGATGATCCGAAAGTAAGAAGACCTGATATAAGCAGAGCTAAAGAGGTTCTCAAATGGGAACCAAAGGTCGGATTGAGGGAAGGGTTAGAGAAGACTATCAGATATTTTGAGAACATAGAATCCAATAAAAACTAAATAAGTTATCAGGGGATATCCAAATGACAAAAATCGCATTGATCACCGGAATCACCGGTCAGGATGGAGCATATCTTGCAGAATTTCTCTTAAATAAAGGATATATTGTGCATGGTATCAAAAGGAGGGCATCTTCATTTAATACTGCACGCATTGATCATCTTTACAAGGATCCGCATGAGAGGAACGTGAACTTCTTCATGCATTATGGTGACCTGACAGACTCTACCAATCTTATAAGGATCATACAGGAAACACAGCCCGATGAGATCTACAACCTTGCTGCCCAGAGTCATGTGCAGGTTTCATTCGAAACCCCGGAATACACAGCAAATTCTGATGCCTTAGGAACTCTCCGGCTCCTGGAAGCTATACGCATACTCGGTCTGGAAAAGAAGACGAAATTCTACCAGGCCTCCACAAGTGAGCTCTATGGAAAGGTACAGGAGATCCCACAAAGTGAAACAACACCATTCTATCCAAGAAGCCCTTATGCAGCAGCTAAATTATATGCCTACTGGATCACCATAAACTATCGTGAAGCTTACGGCATGT
It encodes:
- a CDS encoding UDP-glucuronic acid decarboxylase family protein, with the protein product MKSIVTGGAGFLGSHLCDLLLEKGHEVVCIDNLVTGNTKNLDHINSDKFTYLKHDVTKPIYFDDKIDYIFHLASPASPVDYLELPIQTLKVGALGTYNMLGLAKEKGARLLIASTSEVYGDPQVNPQPETYWGNVNPIGPRGVYDEAKRYAEAITMAYHRYHGIDTRIVRIFNTYGPRMRANDGRVVPNFINQALKEEDITVYGNGSQTRSFCYVSDLIEGIYRLMMSDFTDSVNIGNPAEMTVLKFAEEVIDIIGSKSKIVFKDLPVDDPKVRRPDISRAKEVLKWEPKVGLREGLEKTIRYFENIESNKN
- the gmd gene encoding GDP-mannose 4,6-dehydratase, whose amino-acid sequence is MTKIALITGITGQDGAYLAEFLLNKGYIVHGIKRRASSFNTARIDHLYKDPHERNVNFFMHYGDLTDSTNLIRIIQETQPDEIYNLAAQSHVQVSFETPEYTANSDALGTLRLLEAIRILGLEKKTKFYQASTSELYGKVQEIPQSETTPFYPRSPYAAAKLYAYWITINYREAYGMFACNGILFNHESPIRGETFVTKKITMAVANIKKGLQEKLYLGNLDAKRDWGFAGDYVEAMWLMLQQDEPDDYVIATGKTHSVREFVELAFGEVGIEIEWKGKGVDEVGLDAATGETMVEIDPRYYRPTEVDILVGDPTKAKNKLGWESKVEYGNLVKMMVDEDLRKF